In the genome of Vicia villosa cultivar HV-30 ecotype Madison, WI linkage group LG7, Vvil1.0, whole genome shotgun sequence, one region contains:
- the LOC131618724 gene encoding uncharacterized protein LOC131618724 encodes MDCTQAQKVRYGIHMLAVKADDWWLETHQRFEVASEEITWIVFRREFLRKYYPEDVRGKKEIEFLELKQGNMSVTEYTAKFTELAKFYPYYEGAGAEFSKCIKFENGLRSEIKKAVGYQKIRIFPNMIGSCRIYEEYHNAHYKLVKDMRGKQNRSTPYDALVGKGKVEVANGKKTSGGGAPAS; translated from the coding sequence ATGGACTGCACTCAGGCGCAAAAGGTTCGTTATGGTATTCATATGCTTGCAGTcaaagctgatgactggtggttagaGACTCATCAGAGATTCGAAGTTGCTAGTGAAGAGATCACTTGGATTGTTTTCcgcagagagtttctgaggaagtattatccggaAGATGTTCGGGGTAAGAAGGAGATTGAGTTCCTTGAGCTGAAACAGGGTAATATGTCAGTGACAGAGTATACTGCAAAGTTCACTGAGTTGGCCAAGTTCTACCCGTATTATGAGGGAGCAGGTGCTGAGttttcaaagtgcatcaagtttgagaacggaTTGCGCTCTGAGATCAAGAAAGCTGTtgggtatcagaagattcgtaTCTTTCCTAATATGATTGGTAGTTGCAGGATTTATGAAGAATATCATAATGCACATTACAAACTTGTCAAGGATATGAGAGGTAAGCAGAACCGTAGCACACCTTATGATGCTCTAGTTGGAAAGGGAAAAGTAGAAGTGGCTAATGGCAAGAAAACTAGTGGGGGAGGAGCTCCTGCTAGCTAG
- the LOC131618727 gene encoding uncharacterized protein LOC131618727, whose product MDCTQAQKVRYGTHMLAVEADDWWLETHQRLEVASEEITWIVFRREFLRKYYPEDVRVTEYTAKFTELAKFYPYYEGAGAEFSKCIKIYEEDHNAHYKLVKDRRGKQNRSTPYDALVGKGKAEVANGKKTSGGGAPAS is encoded by the exons ATGGACTGCACTCAGGcgcagaaggttcggtatggtactcatatgcttGCAgtcgaagctgatgactggtggttagaGACTCATCAGAGATTGGAAGTTGCTAGTGAAGAGATCACTTGGATTGTTTTCcgcagagagtttctgaggaagtattatccggaAGATGTTCGGG TGACAGAGTATACTGCAAAGTTCACTGAGTTGGCCAAGTTCTACCCGTATTATGAGGGAGCAGGTGCTGAGttttcaaagtgcatcaa GATTTATGAAGAAGATCATAATGCACATTACAAACTTGTCAAGGATAGGAGAGGTAAGCAGAACCGTAGCACACCTTATGATGCTCTAGTTGGAAAGGGAAAAGCAGAAGTGGCTAATGGCAAGAAAACTAGTGGGGGAGGAGCTCCTGCTAGCTAG
- the LOC131618728 gene encoding uncharacterized protein LOC131618728, giving the protein MDCTQAQKVRYGTHMLAVEADDWWLETHQRLEVASEEITWIVFHREFLRKYYPEDVRGKKEIEFLELKQGNMSVTEYTAKFTEMAKFYPYYEGAGAEFSKCIKFENGLRSEIKKAVGYQKIRIFPNMIGSCRIYEEDHNAHNKLVKDRRGKQNRSTPYDALVGKGKAEVAKGKKTSGGGAPASVVCFKYGEPGPKSDVCTAGEKRCFRCGKIGHAISECKHKEMICFNYGEEGHIGNQCQKPKKAQVSGKVFALAGTQTANDGSIAGCAYFSNSISLITIVD; this is encoded by the coding sequence ATGGACTGCACTCAGGcgcagaaggttcggtatggaaCTCATATGCTGGCAgtcgaagctgatgactggtggttagaGACTCATCAGAGATTGGAAGTTGCTAGTGAAGAGATCACTTGGATTGTTTTCCacagagagtttctgaggaagtattatccggaAGATGTTCGGGGTAAGAAGGAGATTGAGTTCCTTGAGCTGAAACAGGGTAATATGTCAGTGACAGAGTATACTGCAAAGTTCACTGAGATGGCCAAGTTCTACCCGTATTATGAGGGAGCAGGTGCTGAGTTTTCAaaatgcatcaagtttgagaacggaTTGCGCTCTGAGATTAAGAAAGCTGTtgggtatcagaagattcgtaTCTTTCCTAATATGATTGGTAGTTGCAGGATTTATGAAGAAGATCATAATGCACATAACAAACTTGTCAAGGATAGGAGAGGTAAGCAGAACCGTAGCACACCTTATGATGCTCTTGTTGGAAAGGGAAAAGCAGAAGTGGCTAAAGGCAAAAAAACTAGTGGGGGAGGAGCTCCTGCTAGCGTGGTCTGTTTCAAATATGGAGAACCTGGTCCCAAGAGTGATGTGTGTACTGCTGGGGAGAAAAGATGTTTCCGTTGTGGTAAGATCGGACATGCAATATCTGAATGCAAGCATAAGGAGATGATCTGTTTCAACTACggtgaagagggacacattgGTAATCAGTGTCAAAAACCAAAGAAGGCACAAGTTAGTGGAAAGGTGTTCGCTTTAGCTGGAACTCAGACAGCTAATGATGGCAGCATTGCCGGATGTGCGTATTTTTCTAATAGTATTTCTTTAATTACTATTGTTGATTAA
- the LOC131618726 gene encoding uncharacterized protein LOC131618726: MDCTQAQKVRYGTHMLAVEADDWWLETHQRLEVASEEITWIVFRREFLRKYYPEDVRGKKEIEFLELKQGNMSVTEYTAKFTELAKFYPYYEGAGAEFSKCIKFENGLRSEIKKAVGYQKIRIFPNMIGSCRIYEEDHNAHYKLVKDRRGKQNRSTPYDALVGKGKAEVANGKKTSGGGAPAS, from the coding sequence ATGGACTGCACTCAGGcgcagaaggttcggtatggtactcatatgcttGCAgtcgaagctgatgactggtggttagaGACTCATCAGAGATTGGAAGTTGCTAGTGAAGAGATCACTTGGATTGTTTTCcgcagagagtttctgaggaagtattatccggaAGATGTTCGGGGTAAGAAGGAGATTGAGTTCCTTGAGCTGAAACAGGGTAATATGTCAGTGACAGAGTATACTGCAAAGTTCACTGAGTTGGCCAAGTTCTACCCGTATTATGAGGGAGCAGGTGCTGAGttttcaaagtgcatcaagtttgagaacggaTTGCGCTCTGAGATCAAGAAAGCTGTtgggtatcagaagattcgtaTCTTTCCTAATATGATTGGTAGTTGCAGGATTTATGAAGAAGATCATAATGCACATTACAAACTTGTCAAGGATAGGAGAGGTAAGCAGAACCGTAGCACACCTTATGATGCTCTAGTTGGGAAGGGAAAAGCAGAAGTGGCTAATGGCAAGAAAACTAGTGGGGGAGGAGCTCCTGCTAGCTAG